From Piscinibacter gummiphilus:
GTGAAGATCGCCATCGTCGAGGACCCGGACGGCAACTGGGTCGAGTTCCTCGCCCTGGGCTGAAAAAGTCCTCAAGTCGCCGTTGGGATGGCCGATAACAGGGTCGAAGCACCATGAGCGCCATCTCCTCCATCGCGATCTCCGGCATGAACGCCGCGACCACCCAGCTGGGTGTTGCGGCGCACAACGTTGCCAACGCGGTCACGCCGGCGTTCCGCCGCCAGCAGGTGCTGCAGCAGTCGCAGGCCAATGGCGGTGTCTCCACGCAGATCACCCGGGCCAGCGAGCCCGGCAGCAACCTCGCTGCCGATCTGGTGCAGCAGAAGGTCGCGCTGTACAGCTTCAAGGCCAACCTGCGCACGGTGCAGGTCGAGCACGAGATGCTCGGGTCGCTGATCGACCTCAAGGCCTGACCGACGCCTGATCTACCCGCTGAAGTGAGGGGCCCCCGGCGGGCCTCGCGTACCATGCGCGGCGCCGCAACGGCCCGTTGCGGCTCAACCCTCATCTGCTGCCGCACACCACCATGGCCTCCAGCCTGCTTGCCCTGCTCGACGACATCGCGACCGTTCTCGACGATGTGGCCGTTCTCACCAAGGTCGCCGCGAAGAAGACCACCGGCGTGCTCGGCGACGACCTTGCGCTGAACGCGCAGCAGGTCACCGGTGTGAGCGCCGAGCGCGAGATTCCGGTGGTGTGGGCGGTGGCCAAGGGCTCGATGCTCAACAAGGCCATCCTGGTGCCGCTGGCGCTGGCCATCAGCGCGTTTGCGCCATGGGCGGTGACGCCGCTGCTGATGATCGGCGGCCTCTTCCTCTGCTTCGAAGGCGTGGAAAAGCTGGCCCACAAATTCCTGCACAGCAAGGGCGAAGACGAAGCCCATCGCGCCGACCTGGTGAAGGCGCTGTCGGACCCCGCCGTCGACCTCGTGGCGATCGAGAAGGACAAGATCAAGGGCGCCATCCGCACCGACTTCATCCTCTCGGCCGAGATCATCGCGATCACGCTCGGTGCGGCGCAAGGCACCAGCCTCCTGGTGCAGTTCAGCGTGCTGGCCGGCATCGCGATCATCATGACCATCGGCGTCTATGGCCTGGTGGCCGGCATCGTGAAGCTCGACGACCTGGGGCTGTACCTCACCCGCAAGGCGAGCAGCGCGGCGCAAAGCATCGGCGCCGGCATCCTGCGGGCAGCGCCCTACCTGATGAAGCTCCTGAGCATTGCCGGCACCGCGGCGATGTTTCTCGTCGGCGGCGGCATCCTCACGCACGGCGTGCCGGTGCTGCACCATGCGATCGACGACATCGCCAAGGGTGCGGGCGGCATTGGCGGCGTGCTGGTGTCGGCGCTGCTCGATGCGGTGGTGGGCATCATCGCCGGCGCCGTGACGCTCGTGGTCGTGAACCTGCTCCAGAAGTTGCGCGGCAAGAAGGCGCACGCCTGAACCGAGCCCGGCCTCAGGGCCGGTTCAGCTTGGCCTCGGGCGGCTCGAGGTCGATGAGGTCACCGTTGCGCGCGCGACTCGGCGTGCCGCCGGTCGGCAGGGCAGGCAGCACCGAGGTTTCATCGAAGCCGATGCTCTGGCGCTGGCCGCCGTCGGCCCATTCGCTGTACACCCACTCGCCGTCGTGCTGCACCAGGCCCTCTGGGGCGGCGGGCTCCTGCACCGGCACGCCCTGCAGCGCCTGGCGCATGAAGTTGATCCACACCGGCAAGGCCAGGCCACCACCCGACTCGCGTGAGCCCAGGCTGCGCGGCGTGTCGTGGCCCATCCACACCACCGTGACCACCGTGGGCTGGTAGCCGGCGAACCAGGCGTCGACCGCTTCATTGGTGGTGCCGGTCTTGCCGTAGAGGTCGGTGCGCTGCAGCTGCGCCTGCGCGCGCGCGGCCGTGCCGCTGCGCGTGACCTCCTGCAGCAAGCTGCCGGTGAGCCAGGCGTTGCGCGCGGGGATGGCGCGCTTGTCTTCGTCGAGCGGGGCGGGCGGAGCTTCGAAGAGTGTCTTGCCCTGCGCGTCGGCGATCTTTTCGATCACCACTGGCTGCACCGGAAAGCCGCCATTGGCGAGCACCGAGTAGGCACCCGCGAGTTGCAGCGGCGTGGTCGCGCCCGAGCCGAGCGCGAGCGTGAGGTCGGACGGATGCTTGCTGGCCTCGAAGCCGAAGCGGCTGGCCCAGGTGCGTGCCACGTCGGGCCCGAGCAACTGCACCAGGCGGATGGTGACGAGGTTCTTCGAACGGGCGAGCGCTTCGCGCAGCGTGATCGGGCCGTCGTACTGGTCGTCCGAATTCTTCGGGTCCCAGGCGGGGGCGGTGCTGTTGGGATCGGCAGGCAGCGGGGCGTCGTTGACCTGCGTGCTGGGCATCACGCCGTGCTCCAGCGCGGCGGAATACAGGAAGGGCTTGAAGCTCGAGCCCGGTTGACGCCACGCCTGAGTGGCGTGGTTGAACTGTGCGCGGCCGAAGTCGAAGCCGCCGACCAGGGCCCGCACATGGCCCGTCTGCGGCGCCATCGCCACCAGCGCGCCTTGCACCTCCGGCCACTGCGCGATCGACCAGCGCTTGCCCACCTGCATCACGCGGATCACCGAGCCGCGGCGGATGCGCAGGTCGTCGTTCGCGCGTGGCGAGAGCGCCGGCTGCGCCATGCGCAGGCCTTCACCCTGAAGGCGCACCACCTCGCCACTGGCGAGCGTGGCCACCACCAACCTCGGGCTGGCTTCGCTGACCAGCGCCACGCGCAGGTCGTCGTCGTCGCGGTGGTCCGACAGCGCTTCGGCCACCGCCGGGTCGTCGGCGGCCACGCCGTCGGGCAGGTCCTCCTCGTCTTCCGGGCCTCGGTAGGGCTGGCGGCGGTCGTAGTCGAGCACGCCGCGGCGCAAGGCCTGCCAGGCGGCCTGCTGGTCGGCGGCGCGCAGCGTGGTGGTGACCTTCAGGCCCATCGTGTAGCTGGCTTCGCCGTACTGTGCATACACCGTCTGGCGCACCATCTCCGCCACGTATTCGGCGCGCACGGCGTAGTCTTCGCCGCCCTTGTGCACCTGCACCTTCTCGGCGAGGGCCTTGTCGTGCTGGGCCTGCGTGATGGCACCGGTCTCCAGCATGCGCGCGAGCACCTGCACCTGGCGCTTTCTCGCGCGCTCGAAGTTGGTTGCCGGGTTGGCATAGCGCGGGTTCTGCGGCACGCCGGCCAGCATGGCACTCTCGGCCACCGTGAGCTGCGTGAGCGGCTTGCCGAAGTACGACTGCGACGCGGCCTCGAAACCGTAGGCCCGCTGGCCCATGTAGATCTGGTTGAGATACAGCTCGAGGATCTGATCTTTCGACAGGTGCTGCTCGATCTTCACCGCCAGCAGCGCCTCGCGCAGCTTGCGCGCATACGACTTCTTCTTCGACAGGTAGAAGGTGCGCGCCACCTGCTGCGTGATGGTCGAGCCGCCCTGGCTGCGCGAGGCGCGCCAGAGGTTCTTCACCGCCGCGCGCAGCGTGCCCTTCACGCTCACGCCACCGTGCTCGCGAAAACCCGCGTCTTCGATGGCGAGCACGGCGTCCTGGACGAGCCTCGGGGTGTGGGCGATGGGCAGGTAGTAGCGCCGCTCGGTGCCGAACTCGCCGATCTCCACCCCGTCGTGCGTGAACACCCGCAGCGGCTGGCGCGGCTGGTAGTCGGTGAGCATGGTGAGCTCGGGCAACTGCTGGTACAGCACC
This genomic window contains:
- a CDS encoding flagellar basal body rod protein, with the translated sequence MSAISSIAISGMNAATTQLGVAAHNVANAVTPAFRRQQVLQQSQANGGVSTQITRASEPGSNLAADLVQQKVALYSFKANLRTVQVEHEMLGSLIDLKA
- a CDS encoding DUF808 domain-containing protein, with product MASSLLALLDDIATVLDDVAVLTKVAAKKTTGVLGDDLALNAQQVTGVSAEREIPVVWAVAKGSMLNKAILVPLALAISAFAPWAVTPLLMIGGLFLCFEGVEKLAHKFLHSKGEDEAHRADLVKALSDPAVDLVAIEKDKIKGAIRTDFILSAEIIAITLGAAQGTSLLVQFSVLAGIAIIMTIGVYGLVAGIVKLDDLGLYLTRKASSAAQSIGAGILRAAPYLMKLLSIAGTAAMFLVGGGILTHGVPVLHHAIDDIAKGAGGIGGVLVSALLDAVVGIIAGAVTLVVVNLLQKLRGKKAHA
- a CDS encoding PBP1A family penicillin-binding protein; this encodes MSPARKTLLKRIALVAGGAIAACALVGAATLTVLYQQLPELTMLTDYQPRQPLRVFTHDGVEIGEFGTERRYYLPIAHTPRLVQDAVLAIEDAGFREHGGVSVKGTLRAAVKNLWRASRSQGGSTITQQVARTFYLSKKKSYARKLREALLAVKIEQHLSKDQILELYLNQIYMGQRAYGFEAASQSYFGKPLTQLTVAESAMLAGVPQNPRYANPATNFERARKRQVQVLARMLETGAITQAQHDKALAEKVQVHKGGEDYAVRAEYVAEMVRQTVYAQYGEASYTMGLKVTTTLRAADQQAAWQALRRGVLDYDRRQPYRGPEDEEDLPDGVAADDPAVAEALSDHRDDDDLRVALVSEASPRLVVATLASGEVVRLQGEGLRMAQPALSPRANDDLRIRRGSVIRVMQVGKRWSIAQWPEVQGALVAMAPQTGHVRALVGGFDFGRAQFNHATQAWRQPGSSFKPFLYSAALEHGVMPSTQVNDAPLPADPNSTAPAWDPKNSDDQYDGPITLREALARSKNLVTIRLVQLLGPDVARTWASRFGFEASKHPSDLTLALGSGATTPLQLAGAYSVLANGGFPVQPVVIEKIADAQGKTLFEAPPAPLDEDKRAIPARNAWLTGSLLQEVTRSGTAARAQAQLQRTDLYGKTGTTNEAVDAWFAGYQPTVVTVVWMGHDTPRSLGSRESGGGLALPVWINFMRQALQGVPVQEPAAPEGLVQHDGEWVYSEWADGGQRQSIGFDETSVLPALPTGGTPSRARNGDLIDLEPPEAKLNRP